A portion of the Candidatus Methylomirabilis sp. genome contains these proteins:
- the folB gene encoding dihydroneopterin aldolase, with product MSTDRVLIEGLTFFGYHGVRPEERRLGQRFRVDVELTLDLTRAAASDRVADTVNYEEVCRVVLEVGKGRRCNLVETLADRIATGLLKAFPAQEVLVRVRKPSPPFDGTLTAVGVEVRRRAPWPSPTSD from the coding sequence ATGAGCACCGACCGGGTCCTCATCGAAGGGCTCACCTTCTTCGGCTACCACGGCGTCCGTCCCGAGGAGCGGCGCCTGGGCCAGAGGTTCCGGGTGGACGTGGAGCTGACCCTGGACCTGACCCGGGCTGCCGCCTCCGACCGGGTGGCCGATACGGTGAACTACGAGGAGGTCTGCCGGGTGGTCCTGGAGGTGGGGAAGGGGCGGCGCTGCAACCTGGTCGAGACCCTGGCGGACCGGATCGCCACGGGGCTGCTGAAGGCCTTTCCAGCCCAGGAAGTCCTGGTGCGGGTACGGAAGCCCTCGCCGCCCTTTGACGGGACCCTGACGGCGGTGGGGGTGGAGGTCCGGCGGAGGGCGCCATGGCCGTCGCCTACGTCGGACTAG
- a CDS encoding LL-diaminopimelate aminotransferase, with protein sequence MPRFRLADRLTQLPPYLFAEIDRLKQDALRRGVDIINLGIGDPDLPTPPHIVRRLAAASVDPKNHQYPSYEGLLAFREAAAAWVQRRFGVHLDPVSEVLALIGSKEGIGHLPLAFVNPGEVVLVPSPGYPVYQAGTVFAGGTPVFLPLRREAGYLADLGAVPRDALRRARVLFLNYPNNPTGATAPLEYFREAVAFCREHGLILCHDAAYSEIAFDGYRAPSVLSVEGAKEVAIEVHSLSKTYNMTGWRVGFAVGNAEILAGLGRVKTNLDSGVFQAIQEAGIEALTGPQDCVAHQCKVYQERRDVLVDGLLQTGFEVERPKASFYVWITVPRGSSSADFTKHLLAEGGIVMTPGNGFGEHGEGYIRAALTVDVQRIREAVRRIQGLRVRP encoded by the coding sequence ATGCCCCGCTTCCGGCTCGCCGACCGTCTGACCCAGCTTCCCCCCTACCTCTTTGCCGAGATCGACCGGCTCAAGCAGGACGCCCTCCGGCGGGGGGTGGACATCATCAACCTCGGGATCGGGGATCCGGACCTGCCGACCCCTCCCCACATCGTCCGCCGGCTCGCCGCGGCGTCCGTGGACCCGAAGAACCACCAGTACCCCTCCTACGAAGGGCTCCTGGCGTTCCGCGAGGCCGCGGCGGCCTGGGTCCAGCGGCGCTTCGGGGTGCACCTGGACCCGGTGAGCGAGGTGCTCGCCCTGATCGGGAGCAAGGAGGGGATCGGGCACCTGCCGCTGGCCTTCGTGAACCCGGGGGAGGTGGTTCTGGTCCCGAGCCCCGGCTATCCGGTCTATCAGGCGGGGACCGTCTTCGCCGGAGGGACCCCGGTCTTCCTGCCTCTCCGCAGGGAGGCCGGCTACCTGGCAGACCTGGGCGCGGTCCCCCGGGATGCCCTGCGCCGGGCGAGGGTGCTGTTCCTGAACTACCCCAACAACCCGACCGGGGCCACGGCCCCCCTGGAGTACTTCCGGGAGGCAGTCGCCTTCTGCCGCGAGCACGGCCTCATCCTCTGTCACGACGCTGCCTACTCCGAGATCGCCTTTGATGGCTATCGGGCCCCGAGCGTCCTCAGCGTGGAGGGGGCGAAGGAGGTGGCCATCGAGGTCCACTCCCTCTCCAAGACCTACAACATGACGGGGTGGCGGGTCGGATTCGCCGTCGGGAATGCGGAGATCCTGGCCGGGCTCGGGCGGGTCAAGACCAACCTGGACTCCGGGGTCTTCCAGGCGATCCAGGAGGCCGGGATCGAGGCCCTGACCGGGCCGCAGGACTGCGTCGCCCACCAGTGCAAGGTGTACCAGGAGCGGCGGGACGTCCTGGTGGACGGGCTCCTCCAGACCGGATTCGAGGTGGAGCGGCCGAAGGCCTCCTTCTACGTCTGGATCACGGTCCCCCGGGGGAGCTCCTCGGCCGACTTCACGAAGCACCTGCTCGCCGAGGGGGGCATCGTCATGACCCCCGGCAACGGCTTCGGGGAGCACGGCGAGGGGTATATCCGGGCCGCTCTGACCGTGGACGTCCAGCGCATCCGGGAGGCGGTCCGCCGCATCCAGGGGCTCCGGGTGCGTCCATGA
- the dapB gene encoding 4-hydroxy-tetrahydrodipicolinate reductase, with protein MTQKIRAVVTGAAGKMGGRMIALVREAPDFTLVGATERPGHPALGRDAGELAGVGTTGVKVADGIAALLPGADVAIDFTSPEASVAHVRAAAAGGRAIVVGTTGLSKEHLAEIRTHAERVPCVVSPNMSVGVNVLYRLLAEAARLLGEDYDIELVEAHHHFKKDAPSGTALKMAQVLAEALGRDLEQVGIYGRKGMVGERPKQEIGIHTVRAGDIVGEHTVVFGGMGERIELTHRAHSRENFGRGALRAARFAVRAAPGLYDMGDVLGLK; from the coding sequence GTGACCCAAAAGATCCGGGCCGTGGTGACGGGGGCGGCCGGGAAGATGGGCGGCCGGATGATCGCCCTGGTCCGGGAGGCGCCCGACTTTACCCTGGTCGGCGCGACCGAGCGGCCCGGGCATCCGGCCCTCGGCCGGGACGCCGGGGAGCTGGCCGGGGTCGGTACCACCGGCGTCAAGGTGGCCGACGGGATCGCGGCCCTCCTCCCCGGGGCGGACGTGGCGATCGATTTCACCTCCCCCGAGGCCTCGGTGGCCCACGTCCGGGCGGCGGCCGCCGGCGGGCGGGCGATCGTGGTCGGGACCACGGGGCTCAGCAAGGAGCACCTGGCCGAGATCCGGACGCACGCGGAGCGCGTCCCCTGCGTCGTCTCCCCCAACATGAGCGTGGGGGTGAACGTCCTCTACCGCCTGCTGGCCGAGGCGGCCCGCCTGCTCGGGGAAGACTACGACATCGAGCTGGTCGAGGCGCATCATCACTTCAAGAAGGACGCTCCCAGCGGGACCGCCCTGAAGATGGCCCAGGTGCTGGCGGAGGCGCTGGGGCGGGATCTGGAGCAGGTGGGAATCTACGGGCGGAAGGGCATGGTGGGAGAGCGCCCCAAGCAGGAGATCGGCATCCACACCGTGCGGGCCGGGGACATCGTGGGGGAGCACACGGTGGTCTTCGGCGGCATGGGGGAGCGGATCGAGCTCACCCACCGGGCCCATAGCCGGGAGAACTTCGGGCGGGGGGCCCTCCGCGCCGCCCGCTTCGCCGTTCGCGCCGCGCCGGGCCTCTACGACATGGGGGATGTCCTCGGCCTGAAGTGA
- a CDS encoding deoxynucleoside kinase, producing MIPIVANYIAVEGPIGVGKTSLAELLAQRLGARTLLEVAEHNPFLKDFYTDMRRYAFQAQLYFLLNRYRQQQELQQAHLFRQRLISDYLFAKDRIFAYVTLDDNELALYEKIAPMLEVRVPKPDLVIYLQADVETLLRRIGQRGKPFESQIDRQYLEDVAAAYNHFFFHYTETPLLVVNTSEIDFVKRKEDLDDLIRQLHEMKAGTQYYVPLGSQLDRDG from the coding sequence ATGATTCCGATCGTCGCAAACTACATCGCCGTGGAGGGGCCCATCGGCGTCGGGAAGACGAGCCTGGCGGAGCTGCTGGCGCAGCGCCTCGGGGCCCGCACCCTCCTGGAGGTGGCGGAGCACAACCCCTTCCTGAAGGACTTCTACACCGACATGCGCCGGTACGCCTTCCAGGCCCAGCTCTACTTCCTCCTGAACCGGTATCGGCAGCAGCAGGAGCTCCAGCAAGCCCACCTCTTCCGCCAGCGTCTCATCAGCGATTATCTGTTTGCCAAGGACCGGATTTTCGCGTACGTTACTCTGGACGACAACGAGCTCGCCCTGTACGAGAAGATCGCCCCCATGCTGGAGGTGCGGGTCCCGAAGCCGGACCTGGTCATCTACCTGCAGGCCGACGTGGAGACGCTCCTCCGGCGGATCGGGCAGCGGGGGAAGCCCTTCGAGAGCCAGATCGACCGCCAGTACCTGGAGGACGTGGCTGCCGCCTATAACCACTTCTTCTTCCACTACACCGAGACCCCCCTGCTGGTGGTCAACACCAGCGAGATCGACTTCGTGAAGCGGAAGGAGGACCTGGACGATCTGATCCGACAGCTCCACGAGATGAAGGCGGGGACGCAGTACTACGTCCCGCTTGGATCCCAACTGGACCGAGACGGGTAA
- the folK gene encoding 2-amino-4-hydroxy-6-hydroxymethyldihydropteridine diphosphokinase — translation MAVAYVGLGGNVGDRLGWLTAALAAFARGTDFRLAAFSSVFETEPVGVTGHDWYLNAVAAVSAALEPEGFLHRLREIEFSCGRPRTRLPGAARTLDLDLLLLGDAVYQSPALTLPHPHLAERRFVLEPLCEIAPDLTHPVLGRPVRELLAALPPGPAVRLFLPRAEWTIGPAAAGVRP, via the coding sequence ATGGCCGTCGCCTACGTCGGACTAGGCGGGAACGTGGGGGATCGGCTGGGCTGGCTCACGGCCGCGCTCGCCGCATTCGCCCGGGGGACGGACTTCCGCCTGGCCGCTTTCTCCTCCGTCTTCGAGACGGAGCCGGTGGGGGTTACGGGCCACGACTGGTACCTGAACGCGGTTGCCGCCGTCTCCGCGGCGCTGGAGCCGGAGGGGTTCCTCCACCGGCTGCGCGAGATCGAGTTCTCCTGCGGCCGCCCGCGGACCCGGCTGCCGGGGGCGGCCCGGACGCTGGACCTGGACCTGCTCCTGCTGGGGGACGCGGTGTACCAGAGCCCGGCCCTCACCCTTCCGCATCCCCATCTGGCCGAGCGGCGCTTCGTCCTCGAGCCCCTCTGCGAGATCGCCCCCGACCTCACGCACCCGGTCCTGGGCCGGCCCGTCCGAGAGCTGCTGGCCGCCCTCCCGCCCGGCCCCGCCGTGCGCCTGTTCCTCCCCCGCGCCGAGTGGACGATCGGCCCGGCCGCCGCCGGGGTCCGTCCATGA